Below is a window of Musa acuminata AAA Group cultivar baxijiao chromosome BXJ3-11, Cavendish_Baxijiao_AAA, whole genome shotgun sequence DNA.
ACATGCAGTAGTTGACAAAACAAACCTGAAAAGAAGAAGTATCCTGCAAAAATTGTGATCCGCCATCCCTGGCATATGGCTGCTCCCAAGCGAGCATAGTCACAAAAATAAGCCTCTGAAATGCATGCTCCTGCAGTTCACCAATCAAGATTTGAAAAGTAACTAACATGAATAATAGACACAAAGTTGGATATCAGCTAAAAAACGGTTGCCAGAAACATTAGAGAACTCCTGAAATGGTGATTAATGTCAACCAATGCCTTCAAAAAGAAGCTGGTTCCGTTTCGGTAGGAAAATTACCATTTATAAATATTAGCCAGTTCAGTCTGGGCATTAGACTAATAAGCTACTATAAACTATTAAAGGGAACGGGAAAGCTTAAGAAAAGAAGTCGATTTTAATTCACCCAATCATTGCAAGGAGGGAGAGGACTATATACCCACAGACCTTTAAGCTAGGGTGGATATCAGAGCTGTCTCTCGAGAGGTACCTAAAGCAGCAATACTCCACCAGGCTCCTAGCATCAGTCCGAATGGTCTCCGGGGCGAGCGCTTCAAATATCTTCTGCATCTTCCGCCCCGTCAGACCGTTCATCCTGTACCAAACCTTGCACAAATCAGAGCATAATTCAGCGATGAGACCTAaaaaccaccaccaccacgacaCCACATCAACATCTTGAAAGATCAAGCTGAAGGCTTCCGGCTCACCTAGCGAATTGTTCGATGGAGACGGCGGCGGCGAACGAAAGAAAGCCGTTCGTCGTCCTCCGATCCACTGTCATCTCAGAGGCCACGAAGACCTCCTCCTCGACGGCCATGTTCTCCAGCTCCCGCGCGGTGGCAGGCTTCCGCCCCTGCCCGGGCTTCACGATGGGCGTCGCTACCTCGGTGAGCAGCGTCCGCGCTTTGACAAGCCACGATCGGAGCCTATCCTGCACCGCATCTATCAAGAAGCAAACCGAAAGAACAGATCAGCAAACCCGAAACGAAGCGTCGACTTTAGGGTTCCGAAGAGGACCACATACTTGGATCGAGATCGGTGAGCTTCCACCGGTCGCCGCCACCGGAACCGAGGACAATCACAagcgggcggcggcggcggcggcggcggcgagagTGGAGGAGGTTCAACGAGCAGCCATCGGAGGGGAGCAGGAGCCGAGGAGCGGGGCGGAGCGGAGGAGAGCGAgagggcagcggcggcggcggaaggACGGAGAACTGGCGGAGCATGCTTCGGCGATGCTGGGGTTGGTTGCGAAGCCGCTGAACACAATTTACGATAAGGAGAGATCGGAGTCGACGGAGACCGATCTCGTGCTCGaggaattaatatttatttttatgtttaattAATTAAAGATTAAATTGATACAGTTTACACGTGCTTAAAATAgggaaataaaaaatatgtatgtcttttttttttgttttagacCTTAAATAGGACTTTAAATACATAACTTGTGGTATTAGAGACTAATGTTTTATAACTTtcttcaaattaatttttttctttttctttttttttttgtaaatgagACAGTCAGGATAATATGATTTCACTAATAAAATCATTAATATCATATATTATATCTTTACAAATTCATAAATTTATCAATGAGCTCGTTTGTTAACTCACGAGTAGAGCTCATTTATACTTGATATATCTATGAAACGAATcatctaattattttataatttataaatatacttataaattatgatatatgtggtttttaataattaaattgctgtaaaattaaaataattttttaactaTGGTTTAAACTTatgtttatttcttttttattgccGAATGATCTTCAAGGTATTGTATGAAATATGTAGCAAAGATATATAAGACAAGagttttgatatatttttggATATAATGAATGTTACACAGAATAGAGCAGAGTAGGAAAAGAGAAAGTTTTATATTTTTGACAGTTTCTCAAGATAATTCTGAATGATTCcagaataatttcataaaagaataTCACTCCCAGGAGATTTTCCCTGAGTTCATCATTTGCTTAAACCAGGTTCCCAACATTCAATATGGAATGTGGGGCTTAACTCCTACTAATAAGGCATATGTACTCAAACCATTCAGCATTTGATAACACATGCTGTCCTCATTCCACATGATTGATTTCCATTTGCATTAACCCACAACCAAGAGAAATCCCTCCAGTTATAATGATCCATTTTACCAATTAACATTCTGTAATTAACAATGTCATGCTTAGCGAACAATAATAACAATATTCTCACATAGAACCAGAATTCATTACAACGAAAAGGACAATTAACACATACAAAGCACCACAACCCAGTTACATGGTAACCACCATCGCAAACCATGCAAGGAAAAGCATATATGAATTTACAAAACCACCTATTGGACAATCAAAAAACATACTTTAAATGACTTTAGAAAAATCCTCTACCATAGCAAGGCGATATCAGAGTCCTGGAAAATTCCAACGAGTTGACGATCTCACCACGACATGTTATTAAGGCTTCCAAACTGTCAGGACTTCTTGGAACACCTCCAAAAGCAGCTCTCTATCAGCATGGCGAAAGAAGTTATTCATTTCATCCCTCACATCATATATCTTACCAAAATCAAACAAGTACATCAAACACCCTTTTTTTAGTTCGTTGAGCTGATACAGCCATGCTTCATGGAGCCTTTCAAGGACATTGCTGGAATTGATGTCCGCCAGAAGACTTTCCTCACAGCAGTCCTTGAGGTCAGCAATATCATACTTGTTCGCTGCACCAAGCAATGCGAGGCGATGCTTCCAGAAGTCTTCCTGTTTAATTGTCCCATATATGTAACCAAGAAGAGCTGAGCATGAATCTAGTGACATGTCCTCTATCTTGATTGTGGAGGACTCCTTTTCCTTGAGATCGTGCAGGAACATGCTTTCGAAAACGGGAGAGCTTGAAGCAAGCACAGCCTTGTGGGCCTTCAGCACACCATCAGATGTTTTGATGGTAACATCTGCATGAATACCATCTTCAAGCATACGAGAGAGGCATCGCAAAGTGCTTTTGCTTGAAAGAGACTGCAACATCCCTTCATTAGGCCATATTGAACAAGCTTCACC
It encodes the following:
- the LOC103973749 gene encoding BTB/POZ domain-containing protein At1g21780; the encoded protein is MSGGERSASDSKVETISRLAQWKIESFGPCTYRRSDAFKIGIWNWYLSVEKNRYVHIRLFPEPSRVSKEQPPVAKFVLRVSSPAPGRRPCISPVNEKLIRSSEDFAWAIDSNFLGRFTIDVEFLDLKIHPLDGGEACSIWPNEGMLQSLSSKSTLRCLSRMLEDGIHADVTIKTSDGVLKAHKAVLASSSPVFESMFLHDLKEKESSTIKIEDMSLDSCSALLGYIYGTIKQEDFWKHRLALLGAANKYDIADLKDCCEESLLADINSSNVLERLHEAWLYQLNELKKGCLMYLFDFGKIYDVRDEMNNFFRHADRELLLEVFQEVLTVWKP